AGAAACCAATATACCACGAGCGGACGGGTTTATCCATGGCAAGAAGGCGGTTCAAGGGTGGAGACGGTTCAAGAGTTCAAAAGTTCAAGAGCAACAGAACAAAGAGCACCGAATGTCTTCAGCTGGTGTGCGAATTGTGTTGACAGCCGACCCCCCCTTCGCTGCGCTCCTTCTTGCCTTTACCCTTGAACCCTTGAACCCTTGAACCGCCTTTACCTCGAAGAGAAAGGTTGAAGTGCTGTCGGTCTTAACATATGATATGTCTGTATAAGATATGATATTTTCACGGAGCCAGGATGACATGAAGCTGCGAGAGGTTAAAGAGGTGCTGGATGCGGAGGTTGTTGTCGGTGACGATCAGCTTGATATGGAAGTGGAAAAAGGTGCCTGCGCCGATCTCATGAGCGATCTTCTCGTGTACTGCAAAACGGGAAGCCTCTTGCTGACCGGCCTTACCAACCATCAGGTCATTCGCACGGCGGAGGTCCTCGATGCGGCCGCCGTCGTCATGGTCCGCGGCAAGCGTCCCCAGCCGGAGACCGTCAAACTGGCGGAAGAACTGCACATCCCGCTCCTGACAACACAATACATCCTCTTCGAGACCGTCGGCAGGCTCTACATGAAGGGCATGGCCGGCTGCATCAAGAAGGCCGGCGAAGAAAGGGATTTCTCATAGACCTTCCATCGCATCACCCGGCGAACGACCCGTGTCCACAGGCAAACAGGAATACCGGTCTTGACGCGGCTCGGCTCCTGAACCTTGCGGAGGACTTTCACGGCACATTGCCCCGCGCCGTCCCGGTCCCTGTTGTTCACGGTGCCGTCCGACGGTCCGAGGCCTGGGGACCCGTCAGTATCAGAGCGAACACCATTTCTTGAGAAACATTGCGATAAGTTCTTGACGGAACGTTAGAGCTAGTGATATATAACACTCATTATATCGCACAAGATATAACGAATGTCCATCATAGTGAATTCTATCGCTCTGGAGCAAGGCATCATTTCTTCTCCATGGTTCTTCTCCGGCCAATCCTTCAGATGCAGATAGCCGTGACGTAACGAAGTGTTTCTCCGCCGCCGGAAACCCCGAGCATCGGCGGGCTGCACCGCGTGATCGGGAAAGCTCTGCTGTGCGTTATATACGGCAAGGTCTAACGAATGGCAGGACGGCCCGGGATCGAGGTCGACCCAGGGCGGAACAGGAAGATGGAAAGGGATCCTATGACGATCAGAGCCACTGGAAGGGTGCCCGGCGCAACACGCCGTGTCTTCTGGGAACACAAGGCCGGGGAGTACACTTCTCCCTTCGAGGAAAGAATGCTCTCATGGACCGAGAAGGTCATAGGGATCGTGGAGAAAAGAGGCGTTATCGTGGACGGTATGCGTCTTCTGGACATAGGATGCGGGACCGGCGGGTTCGCCCTGCCTCTGGCACTGCTGGGCGCTTCGGTCACCGGGCTCGATTTCTCCGGGAACATGCTGAAGAGGCTCACCGCCGAGGCGGAACGTCTCGGGATCGAGGACGTGAAGACGGTCAGGGGTTCCTGGAAAAGGATCGACCTGCCCGGCGCGGGCCTCGAGGGTGCTTTCGATATCGTCATCAGCGCACTGTCAACGGCAGTGGAAACGGCGCGGGATGTACTGAAGATGGAGAGGTGTTCGACACGGTGGTGCGTCTATGTGGCCTCGGGAAAGGTCAGCCGCAGCAGGGCATGCAAGGAAGCGCTTCTTTCCGTTGGAGCTCCCCTCAACCCAAGGCCGGATATCCGGGATATGAAGAAGAGGCTGGAGGGCATGGGGAGAAGGTTCATCTACGAGTCCTTCACCAACAGCGTGAAGTACGAGAAGAGCGTGGAAGATGTGGTCAAGGAGCTCGCGGGTCGTCTCGAGGCGGCCGGAGCACGACCCGACATGAAGGAGATCGGCGATGCCGTCCGGCGCTGCCGTGCGGGGTCCGCAGGCAGAAAAGGGACGATACGGTTCAGACGGCGTTTCGACACGGGCATTCTCATGTGGAGGGTTGATGAAGGTTAGCGGGGCCCTTGTCTTCCTCGTGTTGCTTCTCACCACGCTCTGCGCCGTCTCGCACGGGAGGGAGATCGTCGATATGGCCGGACGCCGCGTCACCGTTCCCGACAGGATCAGAAAGGTATGCACCGACTGGCCCATCATGATGTACCTTGTGTATGCCATCGATCCAACGCTTCTCGCCGGCATAAACACGCCCTTCAACGAAGACCAGAAAGAGTACGTGCGTCCATCGGTTCGTGCACTGCCCGTTGTCGGAGGATTTTTCGGACAGGGGCGGACGGCGAACATGGAAACCCTTTTCAAGGTGAAGCCGGACATCATCATCGCCGAGATATGGGGAGACCTCGCCTTGAACAGGAGGTCGGAAGAGCTGCTGGCCGGGCTCGGCATTCCCGTCGTATACGTGAAGGTCGACGTCACTTCGGACTACATGGATGCCTTCCTCTTTCTGGGTGGTCTGCTGGGGAAGGAGAAGCGCGCCAGGACGCTCAGTGACTACGGCAAGGCCGGTTTCAGGGAAACGGCCCGCGTCACAGAGTCCATTCCGGCGGAGAAAAGACCGAGGGTCTACTATGCCGAAGGCGCAACAGGGTTGTTCACGGAATGTTCCACCTCCTTTCATGGCGAACTCATCCGGCTGGCAGGCGCGAAGAACGTCCACACCTGCCGCGACGGCCGGTTCAAGGTAAGAGGCATGGAGGCCGTCACGCTTGAGCAGGTGATGCGCTATGACCCTGACGTGATAGTCGCCATGGACCGGACCTTCTACGCAAACGTCTTCAAGGACGAACGCTGGGGGGGCGTGAAAGCCGTGAAGACCGGCAGGGTCTACCTGTCTCCCGGGCCCTTCCTCAACTGGTTCGACAGGCCGCCTTCCTTCATGCGGCTTCTTGGTCTCAAATGGCTTACGTGGCGTCTCTATCCCGGATCCTACCGGATAGACATGGTAAAGGAGGCGCAGAGATTCTACCGGCTCTTCCTCGGCGTTGACATGCCGGAGGACAGGCTGAAAGAGGCCCTGTATCGATGAACGACCGAAGAGGCATGCGGTCCGGCACGGAAACCGCGATCGTTTCCGCGAACGTCTACCGCGTGGATTCTTCTTCCACATTCAGTTCAAGGAGGCTGACACTATGTTGAGGGTTTTCCATTTGTTTCTCGTGATTCTCATGTCCCTGGTCTTGTTCCATGGTCCGGCATCCGGGGAGAATGCCGGACCGGGGACGCAGACTGCCGCATCGCCCGGGGACGCTGCACAGGGCGGCAGCCACGCCCTTACCGAGATCGTCGTAACGGCAACAAAGACCGCGACGCCGGGGAAGTACTCACCCTTCGCGACCTACACGGTCGACCGGGAGAGTATCGAATCCCAGCCCGATTATTTCAGGGAGAACTTCGGCCAGCTCATCCAGAACCTTCCCGGGGTCTACGTGGGCCAGGCCACATACAAGACGGCCCCCTGGGTCAATCTTCGGGGAACGGGTGATTTCAATGCCAGGACCTGTCTGCTGGTGGACGGGGTGCCCGTAGGGTCCTCCCAGATGCTCACCAATGCCATCAGCAACAACGACATAGAGCGCGTCGACGTTGTCATGGGTCCCTCCTCGGCCCTTTACGGCGCGAACGCGTCGGGAGGCGTTGTGAATATCGTGACGCGGCAGGGGGTGAAAGGCATGGGGGCCACGGTGTCCTATGGATACGGGAGCAACAATACGAACCGGCCCCACGCCAGCATCGGCAGCGCGGTAACGAAGGGGGACAACCAGTTCAACTATTATTTCTCCTATTCCGGCGACTATTCGGATGGTTTCAAGAACGTCCCCATAAAGAGCGCCCTCGAGATATACAGTAAGGGTCCGGGTTTTCTCACCACCTCCACCGTCGATGACGCGGATTACAGCAGCACCTACTTCGCGGGAAAGGTCGGCTGGGTTGGAGGCAACGGCGCGAACCTGACCGTTGCCTACAACTATGCAAGCCTGAACGTCAATGGCGGCCAGCCGAACCTGGTCCCTGTCGACAGCGGGAACCAGGGCATCGGGAGTCTCCGCCTCCAGGTCCCCTTGAACGACATCGTGAAGTTGACCTTCACGGCCGGCCATCAGTACTGGGACAGACCGGCCAAGAGCAATTACGGCATTTCCCTCGTGAACTCAAAGCTTGTATACGACTACAGGAAACGCTACTCGCAGGAATCGAAGGTCACGAGGGTGCCCGTTGAGCTTCAGAGCGATTTCAACCTGGGCAGGAACAATATCCTGACAGCGGGGGCCTTTTACAGCAGGGAGAAGATCAGTTCGGACAGGAACAACTGGGTCACCGGGGCCGGCATTTCGGAAAGCGACTACAAGACGGATCAGACGGCATTCTACGTTCAGGACCAGGCCTTCTTCTTCGACAAGAGGCTTTCCATCATCGCGGGGATCCGATACGACCGCTGGAAGTATTACGACATATACGACAGCGCCTCGACCCAGAAGTATCCCGAAGATTTCTCGGATGACACCTTCACCTACCGCGGCGGTGTGAAGTACCAGCTCAACAATGAGCTCGCCATCAGGTCATCCGCCGGCACCGCCTTCTATCCTGGCCTGGCGACGTGGTATTTCCAGAACATAAGCACCGGCGCGACGCGGCGTGAGCCAAATCCGAACCTGAAGCCCGAAAAGACGTGGATGGTCGATCTGGGACTGGAGGGAAAATACGATTCCACGGGCACATCCTTTAGTGTCACGCCCTATTACGGAAGGATAACCGACATGGTGTCCGGGCGCTACGACCCCCATCCGACCCTCCCCGGCGTGCAGATCATCCGCTACAGCAATGTGGGCGAGGCTGAGATATATGGTGTCGAGACGCAGGTGAGCCAGCGCATTACGGACCATTTCTCGGCCTTTGCGAACATCACCCTCAACCATTCGTATATAACCGAGGACCCCTCCAACAAGGGCAACCAGGTGACCCATGCACCGAACTACATGGGAAGCGTCGGGATAAAGTACGCGGACCCGAAACTGTTCAGCGGGACCCTCACTCTACGCGCTTCGGACAGCATGTTCTATGACAGCGAGAATACCCGTCTCCCTTACTACCACATGGATCCCTATCAGACCGTGGATGGAAAGGTGTGGCGCGACTGGAGGCTCACGGACAGGTTCACGCTCAGGACCGCACTGACGGTGGAGAATATCTTCGACAGGGACTTCTCCCCGGAGTTCATCTATGTCAATCCGGGCCGGACCATCCAGGGGGTGGTGGGCCTCAACTACTCCTTTTGACGTCATAAGTCCCTGCGCGAGGTGATATGGAAAGAAACAGACTGAAGAATATGGACGTGGCGCTCCGCCTGTTCCTCGACGCTGTCGCGCCGACGGACCGCACCGAGAGGATACCTCTCGAAGACGCCGACAACAGGGTGCTGTGCAAGGACATCACGGCACCCCTCGATTATCCCCACTACGATCAATGCATCCTCGACGGCTACGCGGTGAGGGCGGAAGACACCGTCGGCTGCGGCGCTCGGAACGCCAAAGCGATGCTGCCGGTGAAGAAGGGCAGGGTAAGGGAAGGCCTTTGCATGTCGGTCCACACGGGGAGCGCCATGCCGCCGGGCGCGGACGCCCTTGTGCCTCTCGAGGACGTCACGGAAAAGGACGGCCGTGTCCTGGTGCTGAAGGAAGTGAAAAAGCGCGAATGGGTGTGGTCGAGGGGCGAGGGGATAGCGGCAGGCGGCGTTGTCCTGAGGGAGGGCATGCAGCTCAAACCCACGGACATCGCCATGCTTGCCAAGGTGGGCATGACCCACGTCGACGTCTACGACAAGCCCCGGGTGCTCATCATACCCACGGGAGATGAGTGTGTCAGGAGGGACGCGAGCCTTGGCCCCGGCTTCGTTTACGAGGTCAACGGGCTCATGTGCTGCCTCCTTGTGAAGAGGTACGGCGGCAACCCCACGCTTCACGATATCGTGCCCGACGACCGAGGAAGGCTGGCGGATGCCCTGACGGGATGTCGGGAGCACGATCTGGTCGTCACCATAGGAGGCAGCTCTGCGGGCAAGCGCGACCTCATGGGCAGAGTTGTCTCCTCCATAGGGCAGGTGATGTATCACGGCGTCGCCTTCCATCCCGGCAACCACATGGGAGCCGGACTGATCGGGGTCGCGGAGGAAGTGAGGCCTGTAGCCTTTCTGCCGGGCTATACCGAATCCTGCGCCGTGAGCGCCTTCATGTTTGTCGACCCGGCTATCAGGAAGATCGGCCATTACCCTCCTTCGCAATACGGGAGGGAACCCGTTCAGCTCACCGGTGACATGTCGACCCCTGTCGGCATAAGGGCCGTCCGAAAGGTGAACGTCCGTGACGGCAGGGCGAGGCAGGTGAAACTGATAGCGGAATCGGCGGACCCGGGCAGGTACGCGTACATCGTTGTGCCCGAGGAGACATCACTCATCGAGAGCGGGCAGACCGCCGAAGCGGTATATCTTGAATGACGGAGGCCCGTGCATGACCTGGGAAGCGACGGGAACGAGAAGGATCGCCGTGCTCTACGGGTCGAAATATGGAAGCACGAAGCGCTACGCCGCCTGGATCGCCGGGCAAACGAACGCCGATCTCTTCGATCTGTTGGAATTTGACCCGTTGCGTCTTGAAGATTATTCGGTCATTCTGTTGGGGTCCCCGGTATATTTCGGGCGAATAAGGCACATAGGCTTCATTGAACAACACTGGAAGGTCCTCGCGGGGAAGAAGGTTGCCGTTTTCTACGTGACGGGGATCCCGACCGACGACGTCAGGCAGGCAAGGATCGTTCGAAAGGGTCTGCCGGACAGGATACGGGAAAGGGTCATTCATTATCCTCTTCGCGGAGCCTTCGACTACCGCAGGTTGAACTGCATTGACAAGCTGCTGATGAGCTGGCCGAGGATCAGGCTTTACGTCAAATGGTTGATAAAAAGAGATCCCACCGCCAGGCAGTTGCTGGACCGTTTTCTAGGCCTGCAGGATTGGACGACCGAAGAGGCGATAGCACCGATAACGTCCTTTGCGAGACAAGAATGACCGATGGAGGCGTCCGCGGGCACCACGTCTTTGCGGAGTATGCCGGCGGTATCACTGAAGAGCGCATAGATCGTTTGACCGCTGGAACGGTTGAAACCGTTGGAACCGCTGGAATGGTTGGAGACTCTGCATCTCCTGACCGTTGATCGGGTTCTAGGGGTTGGTGATCCCGTTGGTGACGGCCCAGACGGCGGCTTGAGTGCGGTCCGTGGCGCCTGTCTTCGAGAAGATATTGCGCAGGTGGGACTTGACGGTATCGTGGCTGATAAGGAGGATATCGGCGATCTCCCTGTTGGAGAACCCCTGGGCCACGAGACGCAGGACCTCGGTCTCCCGCGGCGTGAGAGACGCGCCCGCAGGGGAGGGGTGCTGACCCTCACCCTCTGAGGGAACGGACGCGTTCATCTTTCGGAGCGTCTCTTCCAGCGATTCGACGTATCGCCTGTGGCCCAGTTCGCTCTTCTTCTCCCTGTCCATAGGTATGAGGATCTCGAAGACGTGCTTGACGGACCCCTCTTCATCGAATACCGGATATGCGCGCACCTGGGCATAACGGCGCTCCCGGTTCGGCAGATCGAGCCACCTCTCCATGACACAGGGCCTTTTCGTATCGCAGACGATCCTGAGCATGCATACCGGGCAGGGTTCCTCCCTTCTGCGCCACACCTTGTAGCAGGGCTTCCCGATCATCTCCGTGAGAGGCGTGTCGACCTTGGCCGCCATCACCCCGTTCGCCCACAGGACCGTAAAGTCACGGTTGAGCACGTTCACGGCAATATCGGGAACATTCTCGAAGACCTCCTTGAAGAGGTTAAGGGAGATATCAAAGGGAACGATCTCTTGTGTCATGTGCTCCTACGGTTTCTTCAACGTTTTGTCGTGCTCGCCGATGTTCCTGAGAAGGACCCCGTCTTTGTAGTACTCCCACGTCATCCTGACGCTCATGGTTACACTGGATTCGAATATCTCGTTACGGCCTTTTATCTTTTTCGTTCTCAGTGATGGATGGGACGGGTTCTCTGCGAAGAGGCCCAGTTTCTCCCTCAGACCTCTTTTCACGTCATCAGGCAATCCTTTCACCTTCTTCAGAAAATGGTCGGAAAAGTAGATATTCAAACCTTGTCCAACCCCAGCTTGTCAAAGAGTTCTTCCTTGCCGGAAGCCTTGTGCAACTTCCCGTCCGCCTTCTGTCTGTCGACCTCACGTTCCTCTTCCTGCCATTCAGGGCTGTAGAACCAGGCCTGGTCCTTAGGTAGGATAACAACTGGCGTGATGATAAGCCTGCCGTTCTTTTCCTCTATTTCCAGCTTGTCGCCCACCTTCAGATTCAACTTTTTCACCAGCCCCCTTGGAATGGTCACCTGTGATTTCTGCTTCAAATCTACTAGCATACTGACACCCCTGTCTAACTGTCAAACTTTCCAACATAATTCTACCGCACCGGGCTTTCGAATGCAACT
This genomic window from Syntrophorhabdus sp. contains:
- a CDS encoding class I SAM-dependent methyltransferase; this encodes MTIRATGRVPGATRRVFWEHKAGEYTSPFEERMLSWTEKVIGIVEKRGVIVDGMRLLDIGCGTGGFALPLALLGASVTGLDFSGNMLKRLTAEAERLGIEDVKTVRGSWKRIDLPGAGLEGAFDIVISALSTAVETARDVLKMERCSTRWCVYVASGKVSRSRACKEALLSVGAPLNPRPDIRDMKKRLEGMGRRFIYESFTNSVKYEKSVEDVVKELAGRLEAAGARPDMKEIGDAVRRCRAGSAGRKGTIRFRRRFDTGILMWRVDEG
- a CDS encoding ABC transporter substrate-binding protein, with the translated sequence MKVSGALVFLVLLLTTLCAVSHGREIVDMAGRRVTVPDRIRKVCTDWPIMMYLVYAIDPTLLAGINTPFNEDQKEYVRPSVRALPVVGGFFGQGRTANMETLFKVKPDIIIAEIWGDLALNRRSEELLAGLGIPVVYVKVDVTSDYMDAFLFLGGLLGKEKRARTLSDYGKAGFRETARVTESIPAEKRPRVYYAEGATGLFTECSTSFHGELIRLAGAKNVHTCRDGRFKVRGMEAVTLEQVMRYDPDVIVAMDRTFYANVFKDERWGGVKAVKTGRVYLSPGPFLNWFDRPPSFMRLLGLKWLTWRLYPGSYRIDMVKEAQRFYRLFLGVDMPEDRLKEALYR
- a CDS encoding TonB-dependent receptor translates to MLRVFHLFLVILMSLVLFHGPASGENAGPGTQTAASPGDAAQGGSHALTEIVVTATKTATPGKYSPFATYTVDRESIESQPDYFRENFGQLIQNLPGVYVGQATYKTAPWVNLRGTGDFNARTCLLVDGVPVGSSQMLTNAISNNDIERVDVVMGPSSALYGANASGGVVNIVTRQGVKGMGATVSYGYGSNNTNRPHASIGSAVTKGDNQFNYYFSYSGDYSDGFKNVPIKSALEIYSKGPGFLTTSTVDDADYSSTYFAGKVGWVGGNGANLTVAYNYASLNVNGGQPNLVPVDSGNQGIGSLRLQVPLNDIVKLTFTAGHQYWDRPAKSNYGISLVNSKLVYDYRKRYSQESKVTRVPVELQSDFNLGRNNILTAGAFYSREKISSDRNNWVTGAGISESDYKTDQTAFYVQDQAFFFDKRLSIIAGIRYDRWKYYDIYDSASTQKYPEDFSDDTFTYRGGVKYQLNNELAIRSSAGTAFYPGLATWYFQNISTGATRREPNPNLKPEKTWMVDLGLEGKYDSTGTSFSVTPYYGRITDMVSGRYDPHPTLPGVQIIRYSNVGEAEIYGVETQVSQRITDHFSAFANITLNHSYITEDPSNKGNQVTHAPNYMGSVGIKYADPKLFSGTLTLRASDSMFYDSENTRLPYYHMDPYQTVDGKVWRDWRLTDRFTLRTALTVENIFDRDFSPEFIYVNPGRTIQGVVGLNYSF
- a CDS encoding molybdopterin molybdotransferase MoeA, which codes for MERNRLKNMDVALRLFLDAVAPTDRTERIPLEDADNRVLCKDITAPLDYPHYDQCILDGYAVRAEDTVGCGARNAKAMLPVKKGRVREGLCMSVHTGSAMPPGADALVPLEDVTEKDGRVLVLKEVKKREWVWSRGEGIAAGGVVLREGMQLKPTDIAMLAKVGMTHVDVYDKPRVLIIPTGDECVRRDASLGPGFVYEVNGLMCCLLVKRYGGNPTLHDIVPDDRGRLADALTGCREHDLVVTIGGSSAGKRDLMGRVVSSIGQVMYHGVAFHPGNHMGAGLIGVAEEVRPVAFLPGYTESCAVSAFMFVDPAIRKIGHYPPSQYGREPVQLTGDMSTPVGIRAVRKVNVRDGRARQVKLIAESADPGRYAYIVVPEETSLIESGQTAEAVYLE
- a CDS encoding response regulator transcription factor, with translation MERWLDLPNRERRYAQVRAYPVFDEEGSVKHVFEILIPMDREKKSELGHRRYVESLEETLRKMNASVPSEGEGQHPSPAGASLTPRETEVLRLVAQGFSNREIADILLISHDTVKSHLRNIFSKTGATDRTQAAVWAVTNGITNP
- a CDS encoding AbrB/MazE/SpoVT family DNA-binding domain-containing protein; translated protein: MLVDLKQKSQVTIPRGLVKKLNLKVGDKLEIEEKNGRLIITPVVILPKDQAWFYSPEWQEEEREVDRQKADGKLHKASGKEELFDKLGLDKV